CTGACTAAGATTTGGACAAAAATGTGTCATGTTATTGACCCTATTGCTTTATTTCATGTTGTGTTATAATGCCAGACCTTACCAGCCATTAGGAGACAAATGATGCACATGGAGAAGGCCACCACCATAATAACAGGAAGCTGTAGAAGAAATTACCGagatttatgaatataaaataagcAGGGAATGACCAGCAGCTGGTGTTGTTGAATTATAAATGTTAGGACTGCATGAAGCAGCTTGCAAtaaatttttctcttttttattcaTCATAGAAATGACCTCTTTTAATTCGGATTCTCTCTTACAACAAGCAGTATGAGAAAAGCACTGACCAAGAGGAACTTCCAGTCCTTCTGCATGTGCAGAGGCGTCAAGCCATCGGTTTCATCTACTGTATAGTTTCCGAGGAAAAGATCGATGGAGTCCTGTGGGCAAATTCAACTACTTAAAATTCAGTGCAGTCTGATTGAAAGACATAAAGACAAAGAATTCATACGCACTTGTCTGAACCCGTCTGAGAAATTGTTCTTGTAGTAACGGATCATTGAGTTCCAGCCGTCCATTACCAATCCCCAGTGAGTCCTCTTCCCGGTTCTGAGGTCAAAGGTTGAAGGTTACAGCGGTGGACGCACACAACTGCACATATTCTGAAAGGAGTCTGGGATGAATACCTGGTGAAGTCGGTTTTCAATGCTCCGGTTCCTGCGTACTGTTTAGCACAAGCATTGGCATTGTCTGCCCACgctgagagaaaaagaaaaggaaaataatgAGGTTTCTTCCTTTATTTACAGTCCCTAACAAGAGAATTGTGTCTACTAAGGGAATTTCtagcaaaacaaacacaccGTTCTTATAAATCTTCTCAAAATCAGCCTGTTCCTCAATTTTCTGGCCTACGTGGAGGACACCCATCCTCTGAAATGAAAGACAGCTCAAGGTGATGACAAGTCAATATTTAACCACATTATTAATCCATATAGCTGATTTCTAAATGTCTCCAAGCAATCAAAACCACATAAGAGTTTTACACTTCCTAAGCAAACATGATGCATCAAGTTTCAAGTAAGTGGCCCTAACTGACAGAAAAGCCACAGAATTACAGCCAGTCAGCTTTCTGTAGTGCGTACATGTCCTCAATTGCGTCACACCAAGTTAGGATGCGTCAGACATGCTATTTGTGATGTGGCGTCACCTGTAGCTGGCTCTGTAGGGAGCGTCTGGCCAGCAGGCTCTGAATGACGTTAGTACGGTCCAGACAGTCCATGCAGTTACTGCGGAAGGTTCCAGACTGCTCGGATGTCACCTTCCCGTCTGAGCTCACCATGAAATACCTGCAGAATCAGCATTCAAGAACCAGATCAAAGTGAATCAGTGACAGCATCAGAGACCACAGTCTTTCCTATAGAAAGGTACAGAGATGAATACAAACCCAAACTCATCTTGCACATCAGAAACAGAATCAACGAGAATCTGGAGGCGATGCCATCTCATCTTACTGCATTCTTTGTGAAAGTCATAGGCGATGTACCTCAAAAGAGATGCAAGAGTCACCACACAGCAATACACGAGTAGCGgataataaatgttgaaaaaaatgataataaataaacgtttcttgagcagcaaattagtatattagactgatttctgaaggatcatgtcacactgaagactggagtaatgcagctttgacatcacaggaataaatgacattttaaaacataaaaattaaaatagaaaacagttattttaaactgtaatattttaatcaattaaatgcTTTGGTGAAAGTAAGCCCACACTTTTAAAGTCTGATCACTCTGAATACTTAGAAAAGTAACACCTCGTCTCCTTAATAAGCTGCATGGTTTAAGGCATCAATTACGTCTGTAGCACAAATGGTGTAGGATGAGTTATGTGACGCACTTTAATTCttagtcttaaagggatagttcacccaaaaatgaagattctgtcattaattactcaccctcatgtcattccaaacccgtaagaccatTCAGCTTtagaacacaaataaaagtatttctgatgaaatccgagagctttctgaccctgcatagacagcaacacaactaccacgttcaaggcccagaaaggtagtaaggacatcgttaaaatagtccatgtgatatCAGTGGCTCAACCTTATTTTAATGAAGcagagaatactttttgtgtgcaaagaaacaaaaataacaacattattcaacaatttcttctcttcattTCAGTCTTCAACGTGCCTTCATGATTAAAATAAGGTTGaagcactgatgtcacatggactgttttaacaatgtccttactacctttctgggccttgaacgtggtagttgtgttgctgcctatgcagggtcagaaagctctcggatttaatcagaaatacctttatttgtgttctgaagatgaacaaaggacttacgggtttggaacgacatgagtgtGAGCAATTAATAatagaatttttgggtgaactatccctataaGGGTCTGTTCAAAGTATATTCCTAGAATGAGCAACAGTAATAGTAAACACCACTAAAAATGCCTCTGTAGGAATTCAAAGAAACTGCATTAAGTACTTGATGAGTCCGTCCTCTACGCCATTGACCATTTTGGCGAAGGCCTGTTCAAGAGGCAATTCAGATCCTTTCTGATTCACCTGCAGATAAAGCAATTATCTTCAACTATTTGACCAATCACAATCAACTACAATTTTCTGCAGGTGGATTAAAAGATTGTACTCACCAAATTTAGAATGACTTGTTTACCATAAATGAGAACCTGCGACTCAAAATGCCTCCTGAATCCATCCATCTGCAAGGATAGATGGaacgatagacagatagacagacagacggacagccagacggacagacagacggacagacagacggacggatAGACGGACGGATAGACGgacggatagacagacagacagacggaaggACAGACAGAGACGGACAGATATTTTTAcctttgaatttaaaaaaaaataaataaagttgctGTAGCAGCATAAGTGGTCTTACGTGATTGGTGTCAGTGCTTATCTGTGGTTTGGGCTTGTACCTCAGGTTGGGTCTTTGAGACCAGAAAAAGGGCATGGAGCCTCGAGTCTGTGTAAGAGGTGAGTGAAAGAGCACAAATTAAATATCTGAGGTGAATTCTGGGAggtcaaaaacaaatattcttgTAATAGAGGCCAACAGTAGTTTCCTCCAACCTGCACAAAGGATGCACGGGCATTACTGTACTGGACTATCTGTTCTGTCTCAACGAAGTTAGCAGCATGCCCTTCAGAGTCAATGCCTGATGCACAGGAGAAAATTGTAATATCTGCAGCAAAGACCACCGTGTGAATATGTATAATGCTTGAACACATCTCACCTCTGACATAATATCGGACCCCCGCTCTGAAACAGCTCCGTCTGGAAATGAGGATCCACTCAAACACCTTCCCATTGATGCAGCACGGCTTCATCACAATAACTGAAGCAGTGGGTTAAGCCTCAATATCACACACATTTTCCAACTACTAATTTCTTCAATTTCATCCCAAGCAATTTACagtgcaaatgtgtttttagatTATGGACAATATGATCAACTAACCATGACCGGTTACATAATGTCATCTTTAACAGAAACAGCTCACAGTTCATAATTTGCTTCCTCCAGACAGTCAAGGATAAATAAAGTGAGCAACTTAACTACAAACAACATGAAACCTATCAAAGGATACATCCGTGGATGACAGGAAATGCAAATTTATGGAGCTGAAAAGGGGAATCAGTGACTTAGTATGTGCAATTTTCTCATACGTTTAATGGTTTCTGAACAAGGTTTATTTTTATACCTCAGGCTGTGCAGTTATTTCTCTTAGAAGGTTTCCATTCCACATGAATCTCTGGTCTGCCTGTGTGGAGAAATGACAGAAGACAGGAATCATCTGAGAAGTTATGGTTGTTTTGAAGGGTCTAATACACAAACAGTGTATCCAAATGTACTCAAGAAGTTTGAACACTCTGAAGTTGAACTTTATGAAAAGGGATAGACAACTGCAAAATTACAGACTGTGTCAAAAGCCAGAgacaaatgcagagcacaaactCTCTctttgaaaacataaaaacaaaatatgaggGAAATCGCAGTGTGTGCCCGCATGTCAGCAAGTGTGCTTGTAAAACAAGAGCTTTGCAAATCTAGCTTACAAAGAGACAGGCAGCACATCTCCTGTGACGGCCCTTTATTGTAAATGAGGGATGCAGTTTGAGACAATGAGCTGACCGGCCTTGTGTATGTGATACTGATGAAAACCTGCACCCTGCTGTTCTCTGCTTCTCTCTCTACCACTGAAACTTCAAACAGCTCTCGGTCTCTCTCTTCTGCCATCATTATCATCCCTCAGTCTTTGCTCTGCTCACCCTCTCCAGCAGGCTCATCTCCTGGAAGTCCGGGCTGGTGTTGGACAGGCGCTGCTGGGTGTGGGTCAGGTCATAGTCCGTGCAGAAGTAGAAACCATCTGTGTTGAGGACATTGCTTAGCATAGACAGAAACGTCTTGTTGTCCTGCATCTGTGAGAAGGTAACAGTCAGCGAATAAGATTATTGGCAATAAATGATGTGAACAGAAAAAGACTAGGGTCattgatttaattattaatttatttggggccttttccatttttatagTATAAAAGTAATGACAGGACAATAGAGAGAAGATGGAGAAATGGGATGAGGTAAGGTTGAGCAATATTACTTTGATATTAAAACCTGGCAGTCgatattaatatatttcacaatatacagatttttatgaaaatgtgtttaaaattaaCTACTGAAAAAGaagtacctttggcagtgtccaaattattgaaataaaggTATGCATTTCAttagaaaaaataatagtaatattctaatttataattgatttgaaatttgacttttcatatttttaatatattttataactactactactactaataataataataataataataataattattatatatatatacacactacatacagtcatggccaaaaatatcagcacccttggtaaatatgatcaaagaaggctgtgaaaattaatctgcattgttaatccttttgatcttttattaaaaaaattcacaaaaatctaacctttcattggataataagaatttaaaatggggggaaacatcattatgaaataaatgtttttctctaatatacattggccacaattattggtacccctagaaattcttatgagtaaaatatctatAGTATATATATCTGTAGTATATTCCcatttcatattcacaattttgagcactccagggtgattatgaacatgaaaatatccagccatggcttcccgtttcatataaatataaataggaaGGAAAACAAAGctcaaattcccttaatcatcatcacaatgagaaaaaccaaagaatctatttctgatgtacagaaaaagataattgagcttcacaaatgagtgaagtggctttaagaaaaaaaaaaaaaaaaaaaaaaaaattcccacttccgccatcagggcaataattaagaatttccaatcaacataaaatgttacgaaactgcccagaagaggacgtgtgtctatatcgtcctaatgcacggtgagaaggagagtttgagtggctaaagactctccaaggaccacagctggagaattgcagaaaatagttgagtctcggggtcagaaaaccttaaaaagcccctacatcaccacatgttgttcgggagggtttcaataaaaattcttctcgctcatccaaaaacaaactccagcatattcagttatcagacacgactggaacttcaaatggcactggcttctatggtcagatgaaactaaaaaattagctttttagcagcaaacactcaagatgggtttggtgaacacagggataaaaagtaccccatgtgtacaatgaaatatactgctgtatatttctgctggaggtcctgtacatcttgtttagacacacggcatcatggattctatcaaataccaacagattaaaaatcaataagtgactgactctgttagaaatcttataatgggccatgtttggatcttccaaccatacaataatccaaacacaaacctcaaaaacaacacaaaaacgggtcactgagcacaaaaccaagcttctgctggccattccagtcctctgacctgaacccccatacaaaccccctacctcctgaaacatggaccatctgaaatttatggaacttttttctttttgtgcaatcgaagtgtgcttcacacaggtgagtgggcctgtacaaaccacctgtagtagcacactctcctcctctatgcgcactagtcacttttcactgtatttatgtagcaccgtggtcctaggaggcacgacatttcgttccactgtatgcccccgcatgtagcggaatgacaataaagctcaacttgacttgacgatcatatttaccaagggtgtcgatatttttggccatgactgtatatatgcgtgtatattatatatagcaGATGAAGATAAAGAAAATATGCAACAATAAagtattattatcatcattatacatcaacaataatatattaatttgataacataaattttaatatattaatatatattaatatttatattatttttaattattgcttattaataattgttCATACTACTAATAATTATGCTACTAATAACAACATtaatttgataaatattttaatatatttgaatatttatattattttaattataattgtttattaataattattaatactaCTAACAATTAcactactaataataaactatttgtttgcattaataatataatattaatactatTTAATGATAATACtattttgtctttctctttataataaaaaaaaaaaaaaaacactttaaatttaatttaaatgtataattgacAATTGGCAAATCTGGATTACAATATTCTGAAATCTGAACACTAGATCTCTCTCATGAACACTTAATATGTCTGTAGCATAATAACTAACTGCCAAGTCATGACTTTGACAAAAGTAAGCGGTTTTACATGTTCAAAAAAGGCTGTTTAAAGTGCATATCATGTAGTCAAAACAAGCATGTTCATGAGTTAATTTGCTCCAATGCATCACACAACACTCTTACTTTAGTACAACTCTACTAGTACAACTGAAAACAAGCTTTGCTCCACGTGCAGGTGCCCAAACTAAGCTCTCCACCAATGCCAGGCCTTTCAATCTCAGCATATCCTTTTTGCAGTAACAGGATCACGATCCACTAAGCTCTGGCTCTGGGAATGGAGTGGAACAGGAATGACCTGAATTGATTCCTCCTCCCAGAAGAACCTGGTCAGCAGAACCATTTGCCTTTGTACGCAAACTCATCTCTCACTGCAGTTATTCCCTTCTGCTCAACTCAGAGCTTATAATTACATGCAATTCATTATGAAAATGTCACAATATTCAACACAAAAATTATGTAGACAATTCATGCAAGGAATCATCACCTTCTCAAAAACGTGTGGCACTTTCATCCAGGCCAGAAACAGTTTAGACAAGTATGCAAACATTGCTGAGCATGAAAAATGCACTTgcattttgttattaatttgttttctgaCACATTCTGGAATGAAACTAACCAAATTAGTCTAGCTAAACGCATTCACTGCAGACCTCATGCGCTTACATCGAACCTTCTGATAAGAGTAGAGATGTTTGGAGTGCTTTAACGATCTAGTTGTTTGCAGTCAAGCCTCCCATGTACTTGTTTCAACTCGAAACACTTCCCGTGTTCAATACTGCTCTACTCACAGGCTGCATCCAAGGCCATTTCAGCCGAAGTCTTATCCTCGCTAAATAATGCAGCAAGTATACAATGCTGTAATGAGATATCGCTGCGCTCGGAGCATAGGCTCAAATGAAAAATTTACTGTATGAGTACACCCAATTTCACAAGCCAAGGGTGAATCTGCTGCGTTGTTCTTACAGCACTTCTGAGTAACTGTAAATGGAAAATTGTGAAAGACAAAAAGTTCAGAGCAGGAAACCTTTCGGTTATGATTTAGAGACGCACTGGGCAACTGATCAAACAACGAATGACATTTATAGCCCACTTTCTACTCAAGGTGTCACAAACATCAGCATTAAACTGAAAGTTGAGGTTAGGGACTTTGATGACCTGAATATCTGTGAGGTGCAAAATGGTCTTCTTATAAGAAATCACATCAAACTCCACCGCTTTCCACACAGTGTGGCCAAACAGGTCGCCCACTTTCCTTTTCCGGGTGATGACTATGAGGTACATCCCTGCagaaccaaaaacaaaaacatgcgtCATGGTAATCAAAAAGATATGTCATACAATCAACATTCCGAATTCTATGCAAAAATTGGACCATCATAATAACATAGAACCTACCAGCCACCAGGCGAATAGTTCCCATGATTCCACAAATGGGCCTGGTTACGCCTGATGGGGGGATGTCCTTAATACCTTGAAGAGGAAAAAACATTAATGCACCATTCAAATCACAGTAAGCAATTTTGCAGATTGCGCATTTAATATACTTCTCTGCTTCAATAAGAGGAAGTAACAGACCTGTGCTGTGCTAATCCTGGAATACACCTTTAACAACAGACCACAGCAACTACCTCAAACGCAAAATGTCACGCTGACAATACTGATGAAATGTCACTTAGCAAGGAGGTCACCATTAAAACAGAGAACTACAACAAAGTCCAAATAGCTGCAGTAACTTTTCATCGATGTCTGTATACTTTGAAAGGTCTGATTCCCTCATAAGTTGTAGCTGTTCATAAATGTCAGATCACAGCTGCCCAAACTATAAATCTTTCACTGTACTTTTTTTTCCACACGGTCAGAGAAATGAGCTGCTTAACCTTCAGAAAATGTTCATCGCCAACCTCAGGAAGacaaactatattttaaatgagccgttttaTTATTCTATTCCCTTTTAGTAACCATGTTAACGTAATTTGGGGCATAAAGTAGTTTAAAGGGTtagtacacccaaaaatgaaaattcgttTCATGTCGTGAATTCATGAagtttcaaacccgtaagaccttcgttcggaccacaaattaagatattttttgatgaaatccaagaactttctgaccctgcatagacagcaacacaactgaaatgttcccaggcccagaaacataCTAAGGACATCGATCAAACAGCCCATGTGACATgagtggctcaacttcaattttgcgaagctacgagaatactttttgtgcacaaagaaaacaaaaataacaatttattcaacaactCTTCTCCTTGAGTTACCATCTTCCTCCATTATGGAGAGTACCACGACGCATCCCCAGAACGTAATCAGCGCTGTTTACGTTCAGAACAAAGCGAGTGCATGCTAAACGTAAacgtccttactacgtttctggatctgggaacatttcagttgtgttgccgTCTATGGAAGGACAGAGAGCTCTCTGATTTCATcagaaaatatcttcatttgtcttCTGAAaataa
This portion of the Onychostoma macrolepis isolate SWU-2019 chromosome 19, ASM1243209v1, whole genome shotgun sequence genome encodes:
- the sacm1la gene encoding phosphatidylinositol-3-phosphatase SAC1-A — its product is MATAYERFNLHATPEKFYIEACDDGANDVLVIDRVSSEMTLAGIKDIPPSGVTRPICGIMGTIRLVAGMYLIVITRKRKVGDLFGHTVWKAVEFDVISYKKTILHLTDIQMQDNKTFLSMLSNVLNTDGFYFCTDYDLTHTQQRLSNTSPDFQEMSLLERADQRFMWNGNLLREITAQPELHKFAFPVIHGFIVMKPCCINGKVFEWILISRRSCFRAGVRYYVRGIDSEGHAANFVETEQIVQYSNARASFVQTRGSMPFFWSQRPNLRYKPKPQISTDTNHMDGFRRHFESQVLIYGKQVILNLVNQKGSELPLEQAFAKMVNGVEDGLIKYIAYDFHKECSKMRWHRLQILVDSVSDVQDEFGYFMVSSDGKVTSEQSGTFRSNCMDCLDRTNVIQSLLARRSLQSQLQRMGVLHVGQKIEEQADFEKIYKNAWADNANACAKQYAGTGALKTDFTRTGKRTHWGLVMDGWNSMIRYYKNNFSDGFRQDSIDLFLGNYTVDETDGLTPLHMQKDWKFLLLPVIMVVAFSMCIICLLMAGDTWTETLAYVLFWGMASALTAAVIVVNGREFVDAPKLVQKEKMD